Below is a genomic region from Pseudomonas frederiksbergensis.
AGCTGGAGGGCACGCGTCGGCATGTGGCGTTGGCGATGGGTGGGGGTGCGACAAGATCAAGATCAAAAGATCGCAGCCTGCGGCAGCTCCTACGCGGGTGGTTGCGGTGGCAGGGGTGGGTTGATCGTTTTGTAACAGGATCGCAATCGGCGGGACAGGTGGGCTGTGCCAGAATAGGCGATCCATTTTTTCAGGAACGCCCATGGACGCTGCCAAACCCGCTCTGATCCGCGAAACCTTTCCCGTTGGGCCGTTGCAGTGCAACTGCACGATCATCGGTGATCCGATCACCAGGAAGGCCATCGTTGTCGATCCGGGTGGCAATCATGAGTTGATTCTGGCGCGGCTCGAGGCGTTGGGGTTGAAGGTGGTGAGCATCATTCATACGCACGCGCACCTGGATCACTTTCTGGCCTCGGGTCAGTTGAAGGAGAAAACCGGCGCGACGTTGCACCTGCATAAAGAGGATCAGTTCCTTTGGGACAATCTGGAGATGCAGTGCCAGATGTTCGGTGTGCCGTACACGCCGGTGCCGTCGCCGGATCGTTGGTTGGCCGATGATGAAGCGCTGGCCTGCGGCTGTGGCGTAGCGTTGCACACGCCGGGTCATACGCCGGGTTCCATGAGCTTTTGGTTTTCCGAGGCTAAGCTGCTGATTGCCGGTGACACGCTGTTTCGTCGCGGGGTAGGGCGTACGGATTTGTGGGGCGGTGATCAGGCGACCATCGTGCGTTCGATCAAGCAGCGTCTGTACACCCTCGATGAAGAGGCGACGGTAATAACCGGACATGGTCCCGATACCCGTCTGGGCGACGAAATGCGTGAAAATCCTTTTGTGCGGGCCTGATTTTCCGGGCTGCGGAACGAGCTGATGGAATTTTTGCCGCAGGTCGTGTTCCAACGCCCGCAAGGGTCTATTGCCAACGTCCGTTGCACCACAGAATGTAAAAGTAGGAGCTCTCCATGTTCACCTCGAGTCGTTTGATTATTGTCGCTACTGCCGTGGCCATGCTGGCTGGCTGTGCCAACCAGAACCCGTATGACAATCAGGGTCAGGCCGACAGCGGCTCCACGGGCATGAGCAAAACCGCCAAATACGGCGGCCTCGGCGCCTTGGCCGGTGCGGTGGCGGGTGCTGCCATTGACCACAACAACCGTGGCAAGGGCGCGCTGATTGGCGCTGCTATCGGTGGTGCTTCCGCTGCCGGTTACGGCTACTACGCCGACCAGCAGGAAAAGAAACTGCGCGCCAGCATGGCCAACACCGGGGTTGAAGTGCAGCGTCAGGGCGATCAGATCAAGCTGATCATGCCGGGCAACATCACGTTCGGCACCGATTCGGCGAATATCGCCCCAAGCTTCTACCAGCCGCTGAACAACCTGGCCGGTTCGCTTAAAGAGTTCAGCCAGAACCAGATTGAAATCGTTGGCTACACTGACAGCACCGGCAGCCGTCAGCACAACATGGACCTGTCCCAGCGTCGTGCTCAAAGCGTGGCAACCTACCTGACGTCGCAAGGTGTCGGCGGTGCCAACCTGTCGGCGCGTGGTGCCGGTCCGGATAACCCGATTGCCAGCAACGGTGATGTCAATGGCCGGGCGCAGAACCGTCGTGTAGAGGTCAACCTCAAGCCGATTCCAGGTCAGCAGTATGGCCAGCCGGGTCAGCAACAAGGTCAGCAGTACCAGTAACACGCCTGACTGAACCCCAGGTGTAAAAAGCCCGCCCGATTCTCAGCAGATCGGGCGGGTTTTTTTGTCGCTGATAAATCTGGTTTGAAGCGTGACGCAGCGCGTCACCGGATGCATTCCTTTGCTGCGCGTGGGAACGATCAACAAAAAAGCCCTCGGACATCACCTGTCCGAGGGCTTTTCAGGTTGAGCGAAACCTGATTACTTCTTCAGGCCGTAATGCTCGTCGAGCATGCCAGGGGAGTTTGGCATTTTCGGCGCGTAATCGCGTGGCGGCTCCTGATTGCGCGGCGGCGTCAGGCGTTCCCGTGGGGCTTGCACGGCGACATCGGCGTGCAGGGCGGCCAGCAGGCGTTGGCGAGTCTGTTCGTCCAGGGCCAGGCGGTTGGCACCCTCGGCGAGGTGGTCTTGCACTTCCTGATAGCTCTGAGTGAGCTTCTTGACCAGCGATGCGGTGCTGTTGAAGTGGGTGACCACTTCATTCTGATAGCTGTCAAAACGTTCCTGAATGTCATCCAGCTGACGTTGCGTGCTGCTAGGCGCGGCATTCGGCAGAAGGCGGGCAATCAGGAATCCAATGGCGACACCGGCAACCAGGGCAAGAGTCGGCAACAACCAAACTAAGAGCGAGTGTTCCACGAGTCCTTCCTCTATAAACGGCTTTGCTTTACGTTAACGGCTCGGACCTGCGCTGTATACCGCGACGAGATCGCAATCATGCCAGGCACAGACTTTTAGCTAGACGAGTCGACCCTTCGAGAGGTCACGGAGTTCCTTCCTTGCTTATGCGTGAAACCCCTGTATTGATTGATGGCCCGGTGGGCCAACTGGAAGCCTTGTACCTGGACTCCCCCGAGCCACGTGGCCTGGCGCTGATCTGCCACCCCAACCCGGTGCAGGGCGGCACCATGCTCAATAAAGTCGTTTCGACCTTGCAGCGCACGGCTCGCGACGCCGGTTTGATCACATTACGTTTCAATTACCGTGGCGTCGGCGCCAGCGCCGGCACTCATGACATGGGCACCGGCGAAGTCGATGACGCACAAGCCGTGGCTGAATGGTTTCGTGCCAAACACCCTGATTTGCCCATGACCCTGTTCGGTTTCTCCTTCGGTGGTTTCGTTGCCGCCAGCCTCGGCGGACGTCTGGAAGCCAAGGGCGAGCAGCTCAAACATGTGTTTATGGTTGCGCCGGCCGTGATGCGTCTGGGCGATCAGGATCAACTGCCGCAGCACGGTGAACTGACGCTGATCCAGCCAGAATCCGACGAAGTCATCGATCCGCAGCTGGTTTACGATTGGTCTGACGCCCTCGATCGCCCCCATGAGCTGCTGAAAGTGGCAGAATGCGGACACTTTTTTCACGGCAAGCTGACCGATCTCAAGGATCTGATCCTGCCGCGCCTTTCGAATTGATTGCAGTCTGATAAGCGATTACCCATGACTACTCGTACGCGCATCCTCACCGGTATCACCACCACCGGCACTCCGCACCTGGGCAACTACGCCGGCGCGATCCGTCCGGCGATCCTCGCCAGCCGCGACAGCAATGCCGATTCGTTCTACTTCCTGGCCGACTACCACGCCCTGATCAAGTGCGATGACCCGCTGCGCATCCAGCGCTCGCGTCTGGAAATCGCCGCGACCTGGCTGGCCGGTGGTCTGGATGTGGATCGGGTAACGTTCTATCGCCAGTCCGACATCCCGGAAATCCCTGAGCTGACCTGGCTGCTGACCTGCGTTGCCGCCAAAGGCCTGCTGAACCGTGCGCACGCCTACAAGGCGTCGGTGGACAAGAACGTCGAAACCGGTGAAGACCCGGATGCCGGCATCACCATGGGCTTGTACAGCTACCCGGTGCTGATGGCCGCGGACATTTTGATGTTCAACGCACACAAGGTGCCGGTCGGTCGCGATCAGATCCAGCACGTGGAAATGGCCCGCGACATCGGTCAGCGCTTCAATCACCTGTTTGGTCAAGGCAAAGAATTCTTCACCATGCCGGAGGCGCTGATCGAAGAAAGCGTCGCCACGCTGCCGGGCCTCGATGGCCGGAAGATGTCGAAAAGCTACGACAACACCATTCCGTTGTTCTCCAGCGCCAAAGAGATGAAGGACGCGATTTCGCGGATCGTCACCGACTCCCGCGCGCCGGGCGAAGCCAAAGATCCGGACAATTCGCACCTGTTCACCCTGTTCCAGGCCTTCGCCACTCCGGCGCAGTCCGCCGAGTTCCGCAGCGAACTGTTGCAGGGCCTGGGTTGGGGCGAGGCGAAGAGTCGTCTGTTCCAACTGCTTGACAGCGAGTTGGGCGAGTCCCGCGAGCGTTACTACCAACTGATCGAGCGCCCGGCAGACCTCGAAGACCTTTTGCAGCACGGTGCCGCAAAGGCTCGCGCCGTGGCCACGCCGTTCCTCAACGAGCTGCGTGAAGCGGTCGGCCTGCGTTCGTTTGTCAATCAGACGCAAGTGGCGGCCACTCCCAAGAAGAAAGCCGCGAAAGCCGCACGTTTCGTCAGCTTCCGTGAAGATGACGGCAGCTTCCGTTTCCGTCTGCTGGCCGCTGATAGCGAGCAACTGCTGCTGTCGCGCCACTTTGCTGACGGCAAAACCGCAGGCCAGGTGACCAAACAACTGCAATCCGGCCAGGCGCTGGACGTTCGCAGTGAAGACCTGAGCTTCAGCGTCTGGCTCGAAGGCGAGTGTGTCGCCGACAGCCCGGCGTTCGCTGACAGCACGGCGCGGGATGTTGCCATCGACACCCTGCGGGTTGCGCTGACGCCTGTTCAGGACTAATCAACGGCGCGGCCCGACCAAGGGCTGATTGCCATTCTCAAGGGCCGTCGCTACAGTGTCGGCCCGTTTTTGTTGCCTTGCTAACGAATTATGACGCCCCTAGAACGATATCAAGCTGATCTGAAACGCCCGGAATTCTTCCATGACGCCGCACAGGAAACTGCCGTGCGTCATTTGCAGCGCCTGTACGACGATCTGGTCGCGGCCTCGCAGAGCAAGCCGGGCCTGTTCGGCAAACTGTTTGGCAAGAAAGACCAGGCGCCGGTCAAGGGCCTTTACTTCTGGGGCGGCGTAGGTCGCGGCAAGACTTACCTGGTCGACACCTTCTTTGAAGCGCTGCCGTTCAAGGAAAAGGTCCGCACTCACTTCCACCGCTTCATGAAGCGCGTGCACGAAGAGATGAAGACCCTCGGTGGCGAGAAAAACCCGCTGACCATCATCGCCAAGCGTTTCTCCGACGAAGCGCGGGTGATCTGTTTCGATGAGTTCTTCGTGTCCGATATCACCGACGCGATGATCCTCGGCACCTTGATGGAAGAGCTGTTCAAGAACGGCGTGACCCTGGTTGCAACCTCGAACATCGTGCCGGACGGTCTGTACAAGGATGGTCTGCAACGTGCGCGTTTCCTGCCAGCCATCGCGCTGATCAAGCAGAACACTGACATCGTCAACGTCGACAGCGGCGTCGACTACCGTCTGCGTCATCTTGAGCAAGCCGAACTGTTCCATTTCCCGCTCGACGAAGCGTCCCACGAGAGCCTGCGCAAAAGCTTCCGCGCACTCACGCCGGAATGCACGCAAGCGCTGGAAAACGATGTGCTGATCATCGAGAACCGTGAGATTCGTGCCCTGCGTACGTGCGACGACGTGGCCTGGTTCGACTTCCGCGAACTGTGCGACGGCCCGCGTAGCCAGAACGACTACATCGAACTCGGCAAGATCTTCCACGCCGTGTTGCTCAGCGGTGTGGAGCAGATGAGCGTCACCACCGACGACATCGCCCGACGTTTTATCAACATGGTCGACGAGTTCTACGACCGTAACGTCAAGCTGATCATTTCCGCCGAAGTCGAGCTCAAAGACCTCTACACCGGCGGTCGCCTGAACTTCGAGTTCCAGCGCACCCTCAGCCGTCTGCTGGAAATGCAGTCCCACGAGTTCCTGTCGCGGGCGCACAAGCCGTAACGTGGCTTCGTTCTAGCTCCCGTAGCAGCTGCGGAGGCTGCGAGGCTGCGTTCGAGGACGAAGTCCTCGCAAATCCTGTGTACGCGGTTTGCCTGGAAGAACGCGTTGTTTGATTCAGCGACCGCTTCGCGGCCGAACGCAGCCTCGCAGGCTCGGCAGCTGCTACGGACATAATCCCGCGCCTTTATTGAGGCTGGATCTGGAATTCCAGCACGTCCCCGTCGTTCGGGATCAGCAGGCGCGACTTGATGCTGGCCTGTCGGGCGGCATTGGCCAGTGACTGGCGTGTCACCGGGCAGTGGCTGAGCGCTTCAAGGTGATTGGCGACCACCGTGCCTGATGACTGCTGAGTGAATGCCAGCACCTCATCAATCCCCATGATGATGTCCCCACCCAAATCGAATCGCGCGCCGCCAGCCGGCACCACAGAAACGTCTGGGCGGTGCAGGGCAGCGAACGCCTCAACGGCAGGCGTGAGCAGCGTATCGCCAGTCAGGTAGAGTCTGGGCTCGCCGGGCATCTCAATCAAATAGCCCACACCATGTTCCATCATCTTGCCGACCAGTCCCCGGCCATGGGTGCAGCGAATCGTGCGGATCTGACCGCCGAGGAAGGCGCTCGGTTGCTCGTGATCGGCTGGTAAAGGCTGAACATTCAAATTGTGTTGAGCCAGATGAGCGGCGTCGTGCGGCGTGCAGATGACCGGAGTCCGGGTCTCGCGCAGCCACTTCTTTGCTGCTTTTCCCTCGTTGCATGCCAGCGGGGTTGTTGGCTTTTGCTGATTTGTTACATGCAGCCAATCGTCGTGCCTCGCATGTGTTCTTTGAAACGCGCTTCGTTGCCTTGCAGGTCGGGACGGTTGAATGCGCTCAAGGCTTGTCGTTACAAGTGGACAGCACACTGGCGGAGGCTGATTTTGACGCGCTGTTGATTCCCGGCTTCTGGGCCGAGTCGGCCCGGCAGGTCGACGAGACGCTGGCCGCCAATACCCCTTTGGTTGCAGCGTTGTCGGCGCGTTCGAAGAAACAGCAACTGTGGAGTTATTGCAGTGGAGTCTGTCTGTTGGCTGCGAGCGGGAGGCTGGATAGTCAGCAAGCGACGGTGACGTGGTGGCTGGCAGACGTTATGGCGCAGCATCATAAAGCCGTGAAGTGGCAATGCGAGCGTCACTGCATCATTAACGAGCGGACGGCCACCGCGTCCGGCGTGAACGGTTACTTGCCCATCGCTCAGGCCTTGATCGAGCGGTATGTCAGCCCGGAGGTCTTTCGCGACCTCACCAGGCTGATGGTGCTGGCGCGACCGGCACAGGCGCATAGTGCCTTTGCGGCCATGAGCCTGATTGAGCAGTCGAGCACTCTGCTGCGCCAGTTGCATGCGCTGGTTGAGCAACTGCCGGCTGAACAGATAACCGTGCAGCGGTTGGCCGAGCAGCTCGGTATGTCCGAGCGTACCTTGTCTCGTAAGGTGAGCAGTGAAACCGGCGTTGCCGTTGCGACTTATGCTCGCTGCATCAAGCTGAACCAGGTCAGTGAACGCCTCATACTCACGTCCGCAGCGGTCAATACGATCAGCGTTGAGCTGGGCTTCAGCAGTGACTCCAACCTGCGTCGCATGTTCAAGGAACTGACAGCGTTGACTCCGCTGGAGTACCGGCAGCAGTTCGGGCGGTATTGAGGAGATCGCAGCCTGCGGCAGCTCCTACGGAGGTAAGCGCGTAGGAGCTGGCGCAGCCTGCGATCTTTATCGATCTCCTCTACGCCGAAGAAGCGTGGTGGTTCGCCGGCTTTTTCTCACGCCGCTTGCTGAAACTGCTGCCGATACTGGTTCGGTGACAACTCCGTGTGCTGGCGGAACAGCCGTGCGAAGAAGCTCGCGTCGTCGTAGCCGACTTCGTAGCTGATGGTCTTGATGCTTTTGCGGCTGGCGGACAGCAAGCCTTTGGCGGTTTCGATGCGCAGCCGTTGCAGGTAATGCAGCGGCTTGTCGCCAGTGGCGGTCTGGAAGCGCCGCATGAAGTTGCGAATGCTCATGCCGTGCTCGCGGGCGACGTCTTCGAAGCGGAACTTGTCGGCAAAGTGCTCTTCGAGCCAATGCTGGATCTGCAGGATGATCACGTCCTGGTGCAGCTTCTGCCCGCCGAAACCGATGCGGCCGGGCGAATAGCTGCGCTGCACTTCATACAGAATGTCTCGGGCCACGGCCTGGGCCACGTTGGCCCCGCAGAAGCGCTCGATCAAATAAATGTAGAGGTCGCAGGCCGAGGTGGTGCCGCCGGCGCAGTACAGGTTGTCGGCGTCGGTCAGGTGCTTGTCCTGATTGAGCTGGACGTTGGGGAATCGTTCTTCGAAGGTGTTGAAGAAGCGCCAGTAGGTGGTCGCTTCCTTGCCGTCGAGGAGGCCGGCCTCGGCGAGCCAGAACACCCCGGTGGCTTCGCCGCAGAGCACTGCGCCGCGCGCGTGTTGCTCGCGCAGCCACGGCAGCACCTGTGGATAACGTTTGCAGAGGGTCTCGAAGTCGTCCCAGAAGGCCGGAAGGATGATGATGTCGGCGTTTTCCAGGCCGCCGTCTACCGGCATGATCACATCGCTGAAGCTGTTGACCGGTTTGCCGTCGGGGCTGACCAGGCGGGTTTCGAACGCCGGGGTCAGGCCATGGCCTAGTTGTTTGCCGTAACGCAGGCTGGCCAGATGGAAGAAATCCTTGGCTTGCATGAGGGTGGAAGCAAAAACCCGGTCGATCGCCAGGATGCTGACGCGCCGCAAGGGCGTGGAGAGTTGGATAGACATATTCAATTTATTCTTATAGGGGAAAGTGGTCACCAAGCGGCTGGATCGTCTTATTTTTTGGCTGATGTGTCCAGTGTCCTGTTACCTGCTGGAGGCTTAGGCTCTGGGATTCATTTGCGATCAACAATAACCACAGGTGCCCCGATGATCCCCAGAACCTTGTTCAGTTCCGAGCACGAATTCTTTCGCGACAGCGTACGAACCTTCCTCGAAAAAAAGGCCGTGCCGTTTCATGGACAGTGGGAAAAGCAGGGCTACATCGACCGCGCGCTATGGAACAAGGCGGGGGAGGCGGGGATGCTCTGCTCCCACCTGCCGGAAGAGTACGGCGGCTTCGGGGCGGATTTTCTCTACAGTGCGGTGGTGATCGAAGAGGTGGGGCGGCTGGGGTTGACCGGCATCGGCTTTTCCCTGCATTCGGACATTGTGGCGCCGTACATCCTGCATTACGGCAGCGAAGCGCTGAAGCACAAATACCTGCCGAAGCTGGTCTCGGGCGAAATGGTCACCGCGATTGCGATGACCGAGCCAGGCGCCGGCTCCGACCTGCAAGGGGTGAAAACCACAGCGGTGCTGGATGGCGACGAGTACGTGATCAACGGTTCGAAAACCTTCATCACCAACGGCTTCCTCGCTGACCTGGTGATTGTCGTGGCCAAGACCGATCCCAAGGCCGGGGCCAAGGGTACCAGTCTGTTTCTGGTGGAGGCGAACACCCCGGGCTTCGAAAAGGGCAAACGCCTTGAGAAGGTCGGCATGAAAGCGCAGGACACCTCGGAGCTGTTTTTCCAGGACGTCCGTGTGCCCAAGGAAAACCTTTTGGGGCAGGCCGGGATGGGGTTCGCCTATCTGATGCAGGAGTTGCCGCAAGAACGTCTGACGGTCGCCATCGGCGGTTTGGCCTCAGCCGAGGCGGCGTTGCAGTGGACCCTGGATTACACCCGCGAGCGCAAGGCGTTCGGCAAGGCGATTGCAGACTTTCAGAACACCCGCTTCAAACTGGCGGAGATGGCCACGGAGATCCAGATTGGCCGGGTCTTCGTCGACCGCTGCCTGGAGCTGCACCTGCAAGGCAAGCTCGATGTGCCGACGGCGGCGATGGCCAAGTACTGGGGCACCGACCTGCAATGCAAAGTCCTCGACGAGTGCGTGCAGATGCATGGCGGTTACGGTTTCATGTGGGAATACCCGATCGCCCGAGCCTGGGCGGATGCGCGGGTGCAGCGGATTTATGCCGGGACCAATGAAATCATGAAGGAGATCATTGCCCGGTCGCTGTGAATCTCTGAGATGGTTGAAAAGATCGCAGCCTGCGGCAGCTCCTACGGGTGTTCGTCAATCCATGTAGGCGCTGCCGAAGGTTCGGGCCGCGTTCGGACGATCTTGTCGCAATCACCGCAAATTACGGTGCCGGATTCGGGTGATCCTTGTGGATCGCCTCAATCTCCGCCAGCACTTCATCCGACAGTTTCAGATCGAAACTGGCAATGTTGCTGTCCAGCTGTTCCAGCGTGGTCGCGCCAATGATGTTGCTGGTGACGAACGATTGCCGGGTCACGAATGCCAGGGCCATTTGTGCCGGGTCCAGGCCGTGTTCACGGGCCACTGCCACGTAACGGCTGCACGCCGCTTCCGACTGTGGATTGAAGTAGCGACTGAAGCGGCTGTAAAGGCTCAAGCGACCTTTCGCCGGGCGCGCCCCACCTTCGTACTTGCCTGACAGAAAACCAAACGCCAGCGGCGAATAGGCGAGCAGCCCGCATTGTTCGCGGATGGCGATTTCCGACAGGCCGATTTCAAAGCTGCGGTTGAGCAGGTTGTAGGGGTTCTGGATCGACACCGCGCGCGGCCAGCCACGGGCTTCAGCCAGTGCGAGGAACTTCATGGTGCCCCACGGCGTTTCGTTGGACAGGCCGATATGGCGGATCTTGCCGGCCTTGACCTGTTCGTCCAGCGCTTCGAGAGTGTCCTCCAGCGGGGTCAGGTTGACTTCGCTCTTGTGCTTGTAGCCCAGCTGACCGAAGAAGTTGGTGCTGCGTTCCGGCCAGTGCAGCTGATAAAGGTCGATATAGTCGGTCTGCAAGCGCTTGAGACTGGCGTCCAGGGCCTGGACGATGTGTTCGCGGTTGTGTTTTAGGTGGCCGTCGCGGATGTAGTCGATGGTGTTGCCGGGGCCGGCAATCTTGCTCGCCA
It encodes:
- a CDS encoding tryptophan--tRNA ligase, with product MTTRTRILTGITTTGTPHLGNYAGAIRPAILASRDSNADSFYFLADYHALIKCDDPLRIQRSRLEIAATWLAGGLDVDRVTFYRQSDIPEIPELTWLLTCVAAKGLLNRAHAYKASVDKNVETGEDPDAGITMGLYSYPVLMAADILMFNAHKVPVGRDQIQHVEMARDIGQRFNHLFGQGKEFFTMPEALIEESVATLPGLDGRKMSKSYDNTIPLFSSAKEMKDAISRIVTDSRAPGEAKDPDNSHLFTLFQAFATPAQSAEFRSELLQGLGWGEAKSRLFQLLDSELGESRERYYQLIERPADLEDLLQHGAAKARAVATPFLNELREAVGLRSFVNQTQVAATPKKKAAKAARFVSFREDDGSFRFRLLAADSEQLLLSRHFADGKTAGQVTKQLQSGQALDVRSEDLSFSVWLEGECVADSPAFADSTARDVAIDTLRVALTPVQD
- a CDS encoding GlxA family transcriptional regulator, giving the protein MASLRYGKQLGHGLTPAFETRLVSPDGKPVNSFSDVIMPVDGGLENADIIILPAFWDDFETLCKRYPQVLPWLREQHARGAVLCGEATGVFWLAEAGLLDGKEATTYWRFFNTFEERFPNVQLNQDKHLTDADNLYCAGGTTSACDLYIYLIERFCGANVAQAVARDILYEVQRSYSPGRIGFGGQKLHQDVIILQIQHWLEEHFADKFRFEDVAREHGMSIRNFMRRFQTATGDKPLHYLQRLRIETAKGLLSASRKSIKTISYEVGYDDASFFARLFRQHTELSPNQYRQQFQQAA
- a CDS encoding OmpA family protein, with the translated sequence MFTSSRLIIVATAVAMLAGCANQNPYDNQGQADSGSTGMSKTAKYGGLGALAGAVAGAAIDHNNRGKGALIGAAIGGASAAGYGYYADQQEKKLRASMANTGVEVQRQGDQIKLIMPGNITFGTDSANIAPSFYQPLNNLAGSLKEFSQNQIEIVGYTDSTGSRQHNMDLSQRRAQSVATYLTSQGVGGANLSARGAGPDNPIASNGDVNGRAQNRRVEVNLKPIPGQQYGQPGQQQGQQYQ
- a CDS encoding YhcB family protein codes for the protein MEHSLLVWLLPTLALVAGVAIGFLIARLLPNAAPSSTQRQLDDIQERFDSYQNEVVTHFNSTASLVKKLTQSYQEVQDHLAEGANRLALDEQTRQRLLAALHADVAVQAPRERLTPPRNQEPPRDYAPKMPNSPGMLDEHYGLKK
- a CDS encoding NADP(H)-dependent aldo-keto reductase, encoding MDYRQLGRTDLNVSAICLGTMTWGEQNSEAEAFAQIERAKSAGINFIDTAEMYPVPPKAETYATTERYIGNWFKSRGDRADWVLASKIAGPGNTIDYIRDGHLKHNREHIVQALDASLKRLQTDYIDLYQLHWPERSTNFFGQLGYKHKSEVNLTPLEDTLEALDEQVKAGKIRHIGLSNETPWGTMKFLALAEARGWPRAVSIQNPYNLLNRSFEIGLSEIAIREQCGLLAYSPLAFGFLSGKYEGGARPAKGRLSLYSRFSRYFNPQSEAACSRYVAVAREHGLDPAQMALAFVTRQSFVTSNIIGATTLEQLDSNIASFDLKLSDEVLAEIEAIHKDHPNPAP
- a CDS encoding MBL fold metallo-hydrolase; its protein translation is MQPSRPARQRSAFQRTHARHDDWLHVTNQQKPTTPLACNEGKAAKKWLRETRTPVICTPHDAAHLAQHNLNVQPLPADHEQPSAFLGGQIRTIRCTHGRGLVGKMMEHGVGYLIEMPGEPRLYLTGDTLLTPAVEAFAALHRPDVSVVPAGGARFDLGGDIIMGIDEVLAFTQQSSGTVVANHLEALSHCPVTRQSLANAARQASIKSRLLIPNDGDVLEFQIQPQ
- a CDS encoding MBL fold metallo-hydrolase → MDAAKPALIRETFPVGPLQCNCTIIGDPITRKAIVVDPGGNHELILARLEALGLKVVSIIHTHAHLDHFLASGQLKEKTGATLHLHKEDQFLWDNLEMQCQMFGVPYTPVPSPDRWLADDEALACGCGVALHTPGHTPGSMSFWFSEAKLLIAGDTLFRRGVGRTDLWGGDQATIVRSIKQRLYTLDEEATVITGHGPDTRLGDEMRENPFVRA
- a CDS encoding acyl-CoA dehydrogenase family protein is translated as MIPRTLFSSEHEFFRDSVRTFLEKKAVPFHGQWEKQGYIDRALWNKAGEAGMLCSHLPEEYGGFGADFLYSAVVIEEVGRLGLTGIGFSLHSDIVAPYILHYGSEALKHKYLPKLVSGEMVTAIAMTEPGAGSDLQGVKTTAVLDGDEYVINGSKTFITNGFLADLVIVVAKTDPKAGAKGTSLFLVEANTPGFEKGKRLEKVGMKAQDTSELFFQDVRVPKENLLGQAGMGFAYLMQELPQERLTVAIGGLASAEAALQWTLDYTRERKAFGKAIADFQNTRFKLAEMATEIQIGRVFVDRCLELHLQGKLDVPTAAMAKYWGTDLQCKVLDECVQMHGGYGFMWEYPIARAWADARVQRIYAGTNEIMKEIIARSL
- a CDS encoding alpha/beta hydrolase; this encodes MRETPVLIDGPVGQLEALYLDSPEPRGLALICHPNPVQGGTMLNKVVSTLQRTARDAGLITLRFNYRGVGASAGTHDMGTGEVDDAQAVAEWFRAKHPDLPMTLFGFSFGGFVAASLGGRLEAKGEQLKHVFMVAPAVMRLGDQDQLPQHGELTLIQPESDEVIDPQLVYDWSDALDRPHELLKVAECGHFFHGKLTDLKDLILPRLSN
- the zapE gene encoding cell division protein ZapE; this encodes MTPLERYQADLKRPEFFHDAAQETAVRHLQRLYDDLVAASQSKPGLFGKLFGKKDQAPVKGLYFWGGVGRGKTYLVDTFFEALPFKEKVRTHFHRFMKRVHEEMKTLGGEKNPLTIIAKRFSDEARVICFDEFFVSDITDAMILGTLMEELFKNGVTLVATSNIVPDGLYKDGLQRARFLPAIALIKQNTDIVNVDSGVDYRLRHLEQAELFHFPLDEASHESLRKSFRALTPECTQALENDVLIIENREIRALRTCDDVAWFDFRELCDGPRSQNDYIELGKIFHAVLLSGVEQMSVTTDDIARRFINMVDEFYDRNVKLIISAEVELKDLYTGGRLNFEFQRTLSRLLEMQSHEFLSRAHKP
- a CDS encoding GlxA family transcriptional regulator is translated as MPAGLLAFADLLHAANRRASHVFFETRFVALQVGTVECAQGLSLQVDSTLAEADFDALLIPGFWAESARQVDETLAANTPLVAALSARSKKQQLWSYCSGVCLLAASGRLDSQQATVTWWLADVMAQHHKAVKWQCERHCIINERTATASGVNGYLPIAQALIERYVSPEVFRDLTRLMVLARPAQAHSAFAAMSLIEQSSTLLRQLHALVEQLPAEQITVQRLAEQLGMSERTLSRKVSSETGVAVATYARCIKLNQVSERLILTSAAVNTISVELGFSSDSNLRRMFKELTALTPLEYRQQFGRY